Proteins from one Leptospira meyeri genomic window:
- a CDS encoding DUF883 family protein produces the protein MEEVKKDKSLIDEIKLYEKKAKEIEQRAKEKYMEQVSDIKQKLGKASEEASIKAKEVIDNVGSYVKEHPQKAAVIGFGVGLGLGLALGLIFKKK, from the coding sequence ATGGAAGAAGTAAAAAAAGATAAATCCCTCATCGACGAAATTAAGTTGTATGAGAAAAAAGCCAAAGAAATTGAACAAAGAGCCAAGGAGAAGTATATGGAACAAGTAAGCGACATCAAACAAAAGTTAGGTAAAGCAAGTGAAGAGGCTTCTATCAAAGCGAAAGAAGTCATCGACAACGTAGGATCTTATGTAAAAGAACATCCACAAAAAGCCGCAGTCATTGGTTTTGGTGTGGGCCTTGGACTTGGACTTGCTCTCGGCCTGATTTTTAAGAAGAAATAA
- a CDS encoding LBF_4227 family protein gives MEEKHTKHRKKGGIKAAFEDLVAKVVAYGDVMLIYIQKNLQIYIKNLVFSSVWIFTSIFLIFLGLLYISYGLFLSIQKFLSSGDPILASFGTGFGFLIFAILFLSLVLKKK, from the coding sequence TTGGAAGAGAAACACACAAAACATCGTAAAAAAGGCGGAATCAAAGCTGCCTTCGAGGATTTAGTCGCTAAGGTTGTTGCCTATGGTGATGTGATGCTTATCTACATTCAGAAGAATCTCCAAATTTATATCAAAAATTTGGTGTTTTCTTCCGTTTGGATTTTCACGTCCATCTTCCTTATTTTTTTAGGACTTTTGTACATTTCGTACGGATTATTTTTAAGTATCCAAAAGTTTCTTTCCAGTGGGGACCCCATCCTTGCTAGTTTTGGAACAGGGTTTGGATTTTTAATTTTTGCTATTTTGTTTTTATCACTCGTCCTAAAGAAAAAATAA
- the cutA gene encoding divalent-cation tolerance protein CutA produces MASDEILVFTTIGDRDMAEEHISEMLEQGIIVSGTIFPEVELVYLWEGKITVDTENKILLKAKADKYNAIEEYIMKRHPYIAPEIIRLDVSFGSPSYKAFVADKIKKNSQ; encoded by the coding sequence ATGGCTTCAGATGAAATTTTAGTATTTACCACAATTGGCGATCGTGATATGGCCGAAGAACATATCTCAGAAATGTTAGAACAAGGAATCATCGTTTCTGGAACGATTTTCCCGGAAGTGGAACTTGTTTACTTATGGGAAGGGAAAATCACTGTCGATACGGAAAATAAAATCCTACTCAAAGCAAAAGCTGACAAATACAATGCGATCGAAGAATACATTATGAAACGTCATCCTTACATTGCACCCGAAATCATTCGTTTGGATGTAAGTTTTGGAAGTCCCTCCTACAAAGCGTTTGTGGCCGACAAAATCAAAAAAAATTCGCAATAA
- a CDS encoding DUF1554 domain-containing protein produces the protein MFRFKLAYYPFFIVFISSILLFSSCNSENENSDALVGLVAINSINSSTNTSGNTENCGTTGFCMIFATAANATVNAGIAGLDANCAADSRKPSNGRTFKALVSDGTNRKACTNANCSTGTGEHIDWVLKPSKEYRRIDGTTVIGTTTANGVFSFPLTNVFQTTVTGTNSIVTGLNTDWTSSAFDCSNWTTNAGGTNTSFAVHDDLTSATLSVGNQACNNVSKVVCVEQ, from the coding sequence ATGTTTCGATTCAAATTAGCTTATTACCCCTTCTTTATCGTTTTCATCAGCAGTATTTTATTGTTTTCTTCCTGTAATTCTGAAAATGAAAATAGTGATGCATTGGTTGGACTCGTAGCGATCAATTCTATAAATTCAAGTACAAATACTTCTGGAAATACTGAGAATTGTGGAACTACAGGTTTTTGCATGATATTTGCCACGGCCGCCAATGCCACTGTGAATGCTGGGATAGCCGGTCTTGATGCAAACTGTGCCGCCGATAGCCGGAAACCTTCAAACGGCCGCACATTTAAAGCACTCGTTTCTGATGGTACCAATAGGAAAGCCTGTACAAATGCAAACTGCAGTACGGGAACGGGTGAACACATCGATTGGGTATTAAAACCTAGTAAAGAATACAGACGGATTGACGGGACAACTGTTATAGGAACAACAACTGCGAATGGAGTCTTTTCATTCCCTCTTACAAATGTTTTTCAAACCACCGTTACTGGTACAAATAGCATCGTAACTGGACTGAACACCGATTGGACAAGTAGTGCATTTGATTGTTCTAATTGGACGACAAATGCAGGAGGAACAAATACATCCTTCGCTGTTCATGATGATTTGACGAGTGCAACACTTTCCGTTGGGAACCAAGCATGTAACAACGTATCAAAAGTTGTTTGTGTAGAACAGTAG
- a CDS encoding ArsR/SmtB family transcription factor: MDLRRDVFQAIADPTRRAILLLVATQSMTAGAIASQFDTKRPTVSKHLQILTECELLKKEPNGREMYYHLNPNKMKEIANFIEPFQKLWDDRFNKLESVMKNYKTKG; this comes from the coding sequence ATGGATTTAAGAAGAGATGTTTTCCAGGCAATTGCAGATCCCACAAGGCGGGCCATCCTCCTCCTTGTGGCTACCCAGTCTATGACGGCGGGAGCCATTGCCTCCCAGTTTGATACTAAAAGACCCACCGTTTCCAAACACTTACAAATTTTAACAGAATGTGAATTGTTAAAAAAAGAACCTAACGGTCGTGAGATGTATTATCACTTAAACCCAAACAAAATGAAAGAAATAGCAAACTTCATTGAGCCTTTCCAAAAACTTTGGGATGACCGTTTTAACAAATTGGAATCGGTAATGAAAAACTATAAGACCAAAGGATAA
- a CDS encoding SRPBCC family protein, translating into MELKTKIYAEDGKQELTIERNFDLPASLVYKAHTEPKLIEEWMGNKVLKFEAKNHGSWIYETKNPEGIVLFRANGVFLNMIENESFVRTFEMENTGFPIQLEFFEFQKISENQSKLKMHIIYKSVEQRDQILKMPFAQGINMAHNHLEQVLSKKG; encoded by the coding sequence ATGGAACTCAAAACAAAAATCTATGCGGAAGATGGAAAACAAGAATTAACCATTGAACGAAACTTTGATTTACCTGCTTCCTTGGTGTATAAAGCTCACACGGAACCAAAACTCATTGAAGAATGGATGGGGAACAAAGTTCTTAAGTTTGAAGCAAAAAACCATGGCAGTTGGATTTACGAAACCAAAAACCCAGAAGGGATCGTTTTGTTTCGGGCCAATGGAGTTTTCCTCAATATGATCGAAAATGAAAGTTTTGTCCGAACCTTTGAAATGGAAAACACAGGTTTTCCCATTCAGCTTGAGTTTTTTGAATTTCAAAAAATTTCGGAGAACCAATCAAAACTCAAAATGCATATCATCTACAAATCGGTAGAACAAAGGGATCAAATTTTAAAAATGCCGTTCGCTCAAGGAATTAATATGGCGCACAATCACTTAGAACAAGTGCTTAGTAAGAAAGGTTAA
- a CDS encoding YdeI/OmpD-associated family protein: MKQSNSKRNQIDLYFQKIKNWKQEFQILRSIALEIELQEEIKWGQPCYTLNGQNIFLVHGFKEYCAILFFKGALLKDPKKILIQQTKNVQSARQIRFKNVSEITKLKTTIKSYIKEAIQLAQSGKKIVLKKTSEYEFPEEFLKRLEEEPKLQTAFESLTPGRQRGYLLHFSGAKKTETRVERIEKQIANILKGKGLND, translated from the coding sequence ATGAAACAATCAAATTCCAAAAGGAATCAAATCGATTTATATTTTCAAAAAATCAAAAACTGGAAACAAGAGTTTCAAATCTTAAGATCCATTGCATTAGAAATTGAATTACAAGAAGAAATCAAATGGGGACAACCTTGTTATACTCTGAATGGACAAAATATATTCCTGGTCCATGGATTCAAAGAATACTGTGCAATTCTATTTTTTAAAGGTGCTTTACTCAAAGATCCGAAAAAAATACTCATCCAACAAACTAAAAATGTTCAATCGGCAAGACAAATCCGATTCAAAAATGTTTCTGAAATTACAAAACTAAAAACAACCATAAAATCATATATCAAAGAAGCCATACAACTAGCACAATCCGGGAAAAAAATCGTATTGAAAAAAACCTCGGAATATGAATTTCCAGAAGAATTTTTAAAACGATTGGAAGAAGAACCAAAGTTACAAACAGCTTTTGAATCCTTAACCCCCGGCAGGCAAAGAGGTTACCTACTCCACTTTTCAGGAGCTAAAAAAACTGAAACAAGAGTAGAGAGAATCGAAAAACAAATCGCAAACATTCTGAAAGGCAAAGGTTTGAACGACTAA
- a CDS encoding DoxX family protein yields the protein MSEKTKKIAYWFFTLWLSLGMVSTAIVQLIKLPEEVEKINQLGYPTYFLTLLGVWKLFGVIAVLAPKFVLLKEWAYAGFFFAMSGAAISHIACGHPFGEIFPSILLLGLTVISWYLRPINRKT from the coding sequence ATGTCAGAAAAAACAAAAAAAATAGCTTATTGGTTTTTTACCCTTTGGCTGTCACTCGGCATGGTATCAACGGCGATTGTACAACTCATAAAACTTCCCGAAGAAGTAGAAAAAATCAACCAATTGGGTTACCCTACTTATTTCCTCACTTTGCTTGGGGTTTGGAAATTGTTCGGAGTGATTGCAGTTCTCGCACCTAAATTTGTTTTACTCAAAGAATGGGCTTATGCGGGATTTTTCTTTGCCATGTCCGGAGCAGCCATTTCACATATTGCCTGTGGCCATCCATTTGGTGAAATTTTTCCTTCTATCCTTCTCTTGGGGCTAACGGTTATTTCTTGGTATTTGCGACCGATCAATCGCAAAACATAA
- the pnuC gene encoding nicotinamide riboside transporter PnuC produces MFDLSLFFSKEFQIFSFFGNPISLIELIGTTTGLGCVYLASKNHILTWPFGILTSICFFFLFFQIQLYSDMLLQIYFFGSSVYGWLVWRKKTGAYVKIQSLGKTKTLFLVLVILLGTFFLGEITSRLPLLLPSIFVKPPEFLYWDAFTTVGSIIANFLLAERKLESWFLWVFVDVVCITIYSLKEIPFVTLEYIVFLLIAFYGCHNWYKEYK; encoded by the coding sequence ATGTTTGATTTATCCTTATTCTTTTCAAAAGAATTTCAGATTTTCTCGTTTTTCGGCAACCCTATCAGTCTTATCGAACTCATTGGGACTACCACTGGCCTCGGTTGTGTTTACTTAGCATCTAAAAATCATATCCTTACTTGGCCTTTTGGAATTTTAACTTCTATTTGTTTTTTCTTTTTGTTTTTCCAAATTCAACTTTATTCGGATATGTTATTACAAATTTATTTTTTTGGGTCCAGTGTCTATGGTTGGTTGGTCTGGCGAAAAAAAACCGGAGCTTATGTAAAAATCCAATCGTTAGGCAAAACAAAAACCTTGTTTCTTGTTTTAGTGATTCTTTTAGGAACTTTTTTTCTTGGGGAGATCACAAGCCGGCTGCCATTATTGTTACCTAGTATTTTTGTAAAGCCACCTGAATTCTTGTATTGGGATGCATTTACAACGGTAGGAAGTATCATCGCCAATTTTTTACTTGCGGAGAGAAAGTTGGAGTCCTGGTTTTTATGGGTATTTGTCGATGTGGTTTGTATTACCATTTATTCCTTAAAGGAAATTCCATTTGTGACTCTGGAATATATTGTGTTTTTACTCATTGCTTTTTATGGATGCCACAATTGGTACAAGGAATATAAATAA